In the genome of Deltaproteobacteria bacterium, the window GGACATGGAGGCCGACCTTGGAATCGACTCGATAAAGCGCGTGGAAATCCTGGGAGCCATGCGGGAGCGCTTCCCCCACCTTCCGGAGTTGGAAGCGGCCGAGCTTGCCGAGTTGAAGACTTTGGGGCAGGTTGCGTCAAGGCTTTCGGGCGGCGTAACGGACGCGCCGGGGAAACTTTCCGTTCCCACGCCATCGCCTGCGCCATCTGAAATGAAATCCGCAAGCCTTCCGGAAAATCTGGTCTCCGTGGCAGTCGCGCGTGAGCTTCCCTCGCCTGACCGGATTTTTCCCGATTTTCCCCAGGGCGGAATCGTCATCGTAAGCGACGACGGAACCGGGCTCGCCGGAGCCTTGGGGGCGTCCCTTGAAGGGCTTGGCCTTGCCCCGGTGATCCTCTCATGCGCCCCGCCGGTCAACGGAAAGCGCCGGATTGAATGGAACGGCGAATCCGAAGACGACCTTGCGCAAATCATCGCCGGTCTTGCCGGAAACGGCGGGATAATCTCCGGCTGCGTGTTCGCCATGCCGCCAGACCGAGCAAAATCAACCTATGGCCCCATGTCGGCCTTTCTCCTGGCCAAGCACCTTGCGCCTTTCCTCAATATTAAGGACACGGCGGGCAGGCGCTTTTTCGTGACGGTGAGCCGCATGGACGGCTGCCTTGGAACAGGCGGTGCGGACTTCGATTCCATCCACGGCTGCCTTTCCGGCCTTGCCAAGACGGCGGGCCTGGAGTGGGAAAACGTGTTCTGCAGGGCCATCGACATCGAACCGGGGCTTGACCTGTCCCTTGAAGCAGAATTCATCTCCGGGGAAATCCTGGACCCCGACCTTCGGATAACGGAAACCGGACGCGGAACACGCGGGCGGATGACCCTGGATTTCCGCCCGGCGGTTCTTTCCGACACGGCCTCGATGCCCGCTCCCGAAAACCCTGTGTTTTTGGTTTCAGGCGGGGCGCGGGGGGTGACGGCGGCCTGCGTCACCGCCCTGGCGCAAAAATGGGGCGGGCGCTACATACTGGCCGGGCGCTCGCAACATTTTACGACCGAGCCTGACTGGGCGCAAAACGCATCAAGTGAAGGGCAACTGAAGGAAGCCGCCGTCCGCCACCTTCAAGGCACGGGTGAAAAGCCCTCCCCCAAGGCGGTAACGGCCCTGGTTCGCGAGGTTTCAGCCTCCCGCGAGATAAGCCGCACCCTTTCCGAAATCAGACGGGCAGGAGGCGAGGCTATCTATATCAAGGCCGACGCAACCGATCCAGCCGCGCTCGCCTCCGCACTGGCCCCCATAACAGCAGAAACCGGCCCCATTACAGGGCTGATTCACGGAGCGGGCGTTATCCACGACAAGCCCTTGCACCAGAAGGACGCCGCCGATTTCATCAAGGTTTTCAAAACCAAGACCGACGGCCTTGCCGCGCTGATGAACTGCGTGGACCCCGCCAGTCTGAAGCATCTTGTAACGTTCTCGTCCGCAGCGGGCTTTTTCGGCAACCCCGGCCAGTGCGATTATTCAATGGCCAACGAGGCCCTGAACAAGGCTGCTCTCGCCTTTTCCAAAAAACATCCCGGCTGCCGCGTGGTCTCCTTCAACTGGGGGCCGATAGACGGCGGCATGGTGGGTCCCGAACTCAAGAGCCACTTTGAAAAGCGCGGCGTTGATGTGGTTCCTCTGGCCCATTGCACCGAAATCTTCACCCGCGCGCTTTCGGGCGGAAACGAAACCGGAATCCAGCTTTTGGTTGGAAGCTCCATGCAGGAGGCCGATTCAAACCGCGAAATCGTGGGAGAACACCGGGCAGTGGCGACCTTTGGCCTTGCAGCAGCACCCTTTCTGGCCGACCATGCCATAGGCGAAAAGCCGGTGCTTCCCACGGTGTGCGCCATATCGGTTCTGGCCGAGGCCTGCGAGCGGCTTTACCCCGGCTTCCACGCGGCGAAGGTCTCGGACTACCGTCTGTTTACGGGAGTCACGCTTGACCCGTCCAAAAACTCCGCCCTGGAAGTGTCCGTGCGGCAGACATCCAAAAACGGCAACGGGCTTGCCTTTGACGTCTCCGTAACAGGAACCAACGGGAAAAAAGGCGTTAACCATTACGGGGCCACGGTAAAACTGCTTCCAGGCCGCCCGGAGCCGCCCACGTACCTGCATTTCGTGAGCATTCCTCAAAACGCAGAGAACGGAACGGTTTTCTACCAGGATAAAACCCTTTTCCACGGCCCGCGCTTCCGGGTGGTGGAAAAGGTCATCCACCGCAGCGAAAAAAAACTCACCGCCCTGTGCCGGGCTCCCAGGGTCTGCGCTTCCGAGCTTGGCCGGTTTGCAACGGATTCCATGAACCCCTTTGCGGCGGACGCCCTTTTGCAATGCCTTCTTGTATGGATAAGGCGCACCCTTTCCCTTCCAAGCCTTCCAACCGCAGCGGCCTGCGTGGAAAACTTCCGGCCCGTAAAACCCGGCGACGCCTTTTACGTGTCCTTGGACGTCACCCGCGCCGAGCTTCCCACGGTCACCGCCGACATAACAGCCCACGACGAGGACGGCCTCGTGCTATTCCGCATTTCGGGCGCGCAGGCCACGGCTTCCGAAAGCCTGAACAAGCATTTTTAGATGAATGGGGAAAGGCTTTGCGGGGGAGGGAGGGGAAACCTTTTGTTCACAAAAGGTTTCCCCTCCCTCCCCTTCCAAAAAACTTTATGACTTTTATTTTTTATCTTATAATTACAAATAATTATACTTTTAAACCACCCGAACCGGCCAACCCGCGTGACTGAATCTATGGAACGAATTGCTATAGTTGGCCTCTCCTGCCTGCTTCCCGGAGCGCGGACCCCCGATGAGTTGTGGGACGCCCTCGAAAACGGCAAAGACCTGCGCCGGAAGGCGACCCTCGAAGAAATGGGGGCCAGCCCCGAAGATTATTTCAGCCCGGAAAAAGGCGTGGCCGACACCTGGTATGATTATCGTGGCGGCTACGTCGGGGAATTTTCCCCGGATTTGTCCGGCCTTCCGGTTCCCGAAAACGAGCTGAAAGGCCTCGACCCCGTGGCTCTGTGGCCCCTTCACGCCGCGAAAAACGCCCTTTTTGACGCGGGGATCAGGCCTGGCGACCCGGCGCTATCCCGATGCGGCTTCGTGTGCGGCAACCTGTCCTTTCCCACCCGCTCGTCCAACCGCATTTTCCTGCCCATGTATCACAAAGCCGTTGAAGAAGGCTTGAGACGCGGCACGGACTCGCCGGATTTCAGGCTTCCACCCTTTTCACAATCACTTGAAACAAGCTGGGAAAACGGAATCATTTCAAGCCTTCCCGCAATGGTGGCGACCCGCGCTCTGGGG includes:
- a CDS encoding SDR family NAD(P)-dependent oxidoreductase translates to DMEADLGIDSIKRVEILGAMRERFPHLPELEAAELAELKTLGQVASRLSGGVTDAPGKLSVPTPSPAPSEMKSASLPENLVSVAVARELPSPDRIFPDFPQGGIVIVSDDGTGLAGALGASLEGLGLAPVILSCAPPVNGKRRIEWNGESEDDLAQIIAGLAGNGGIISGCVFAMPPDRAKSTYGPMSAFLLAKHLAPFLNIKDTAGRRFFVTVSRMDGCLGTGGADFDSIHGCLSGLAKTAGLEWENVFCRAIDIEPGLDLSLEAEFISGEILDPDLRITETGRGTRGRMTLDFRPAVLSDTASMPAPENPVFLVSGGARGVTAACVTALAQKWGGRYILAGRSQHFTTEPDWAQNASSEGQLKEAAVRHLQGTGEKPSPKAVTALVREVSASREISRTLSEIRRAGGEAIYIKADATDPAALASALAPITAETGPITGLIHGAGVIHDKPLHQKDAADFIKVFKTKTDGLAALMNCVDPASLKHLVTFSSAAGFFGNPGQCDYSMANEALNKAALAFSKKHPGCRVVSFNWGPIDGGMVGPELKSHFEKRGVDVVPLAHCTEIFTRALSGGNETGIQLLVGSSMQEADSNREIVGEHRAVATFGLAAAPFLADHAIGEKPVLPTVCAISVLAEACERLYPGFHAAKVSDYRLFTGVTLDPSKNSALEVSVRQTSKNGNGLAFDVSVTGTNGKKGVNHYGATVKLLPGRPEPPTYLHFVSIPQNAENGTVFYQDKTLFHGPRFRVVEKVIHRSEKKLTALCRAPRVCASELGRFATDSMNPFAADALLQCLLVWIRRTLSLPSLPTAAACVENFRPVKPGDAFYVSLDVTRAELPTVTADITAHDEDGLVLFRISGAQATASESLNKHF